The stretch of DNA TCGTTGGGCTAACTCATCAAAACAAGTTGCAAGTACAAGTTATTAAGGAGGTTTTTTTTATAGGTAAAGGTCTCTcaacaattattataccatAAACCGAGTTATTGTGAACTctgataataaaattatgtacCATCAGTTAATATATTACGTCCCGTTAATCGTTCctatacatgtaaacaaataatttaataattgttgACACATCATATTATAGCTACAAGTATAGAAATTGATTAACTGCATATACAgaatatattaactacaaatacagaatctgaatgttatttttgtgccatagtctacaatgcaaggtagaccttggtccatgatataatttgttgtATCTCAATGACCCCTCAAGTTTTCAATGAGATATTGAACCTCACACTACTACTCAAGCAAGACTTTAGGATGATCAGTCGAACCAATTTAGCTAGTCGCTCAAGATGAATTTTTCTGCTCTTCAGCACAACTCAACTTGTaaactaatttaaaataagttcataagCCTTGcgacaaattatatcataagCCATAGTCCGCATTACATGCATCATGAATAATAgttacaaaaaatgaaatttcttaGCTCTCAAGTGCGACATCATGATAGTGGATGATCAATATTTGGTGTCATGTCACAAGTAGCTCACTACATTATGTGTAACTCTTATACTGTGATTGTCAGGACTTGATCCTATGTCATCGCTCACAATTTATTACTCAAAAGCCAACTGAAGCACGAGCAAATGTGACTATTACTTGAAGAGTAAAGCATAGGTGATCTAGGTGAATAATGTATCTTTTTTTCTTACGTTTACAACTTCTGTAACTCTATTATTTACTACTCGTATGAATTTTTCCCTCTATTTTCTCCCAGAATTcttcctcacaaagagagctcacttgccacttgagctatcccATTAGGTTCGAATTTAATTAGAtctattgttaaaaaaaagtatatatatagcaaaGCTAGCTTACCAATCAtctaaaatatatgatatttgcACGAAAAGAATAACCTGGTTATTGCAGGAATGTCTTGATTGGCATGTTGGGGTTAGTTCTGTGTTTGTTCGTCCATTATTATAGCAAGCCAGGCAAGAGAAGTTAAAGGTTGCCAATCCGAGGCCGTTTCTTTACCTCAACACATTCAGATTCCTTATTGACACACAGGTATTTCCATTACTTTCATATACTACTACAAACCACCTTTGAAATATCTCTGTGACCATTTATTTTCAACAAAATCCCAAGTACAAAACCTTCCCATTTCCATCTACTTCATTCCTATTATTGTGAATCAAATCTGGGTTCTTCTCAATCCTCCGAATTAATGCCTAATCAGGTAACGATACATACGATGATTTCATGGTTTCCACTTCTTAATGAGATTAATTAGTTCCTTCATCCTTCCATAACTAACATAAATCTGGGCTAATaatcaatcattttttttaacgaTAATAACAGGTATGTTGCATGGAGATGAGGATTAATCTGGACTGTCCAGCTTGTTGCAAGAAAATGAGACGAGTCCTGCTGAAAATGAAGGGTAGGTAGCCTTTGCTCATAGCATGGAGCATTAACGTTGCATGGggtaatatatttttgttttgtaactttttttttttaatcaaaacaaTAAATTTACATGATACAATGCATTAcattgtttcattttatatacaaaaaaaattagtacacTTTGTTTCATTTGATATAGGGTAATTAAccacaattttaatttctaatttaaatAGTGTTAGACTTTGAATCATTGGCTTTTGATTATTGAATTGAGAAATTTTTTATAGTGGTTGACAAAAATAGAAATGTTTTCAATCTTGGACAACactagaaaaaaaatttcattgagTCTTGCGTTTTTGGTGTTGACCAAATAAAAAATGCAAGTCCCAATAGAgtttatattatttcaaaaatgtttttttttgttttttgttttttgtttttaatgtagAATATGTAAAACGCATGTCTCAATTGAGTGTGGCATTGTATATACGCCACACACAATTGGGACTCGCGTTTATACATTGTCTATGATGGATTTCATTTAATGTCTTACttttatccattattttaatttttggggACGAGGGCAATGCAATAAATTTCATcgttttttcctttctttaagTTGTTGGAGACGTTTCTTTCTTTGATTCTAGGCCACTATATtctataattttattgtttccAGTTTGGGTTAAGCTTCTTCTTGCTTCTGTCCGTGGTCGGCATTTTTTCTATCATTAGTTTGTGAATCTGTGATGGGGTGTATGTCGTAGGCTGGTGAGATGTGCATTAGTGCACTTAGTGTGGTGCATCGTAAGATATTGTGATGTGAATCATATAATTTTGGTCTACGTTTGAATGCACAATCAGAGAGGTATTGGTGCACGACACTGGATATAAGAATGCACCACCAAAGCAACATATATAAATGCACCACCTGGGTCAAGAGAATAATCAAATACTACTCAACTGTAATGGGGCATATTAGCGGGTTCATTAGACCCGTCGGTCTAATGGTATTACTCAAAGGGTCTATTGAACCTATTAACGGGTTCGATAGACTTGTTGAATAGATCATTGGTCCAAGGTACTACTATTAAACCTGTTGAGGAGCCAGTCTATTGATCAAATTGtccttatttattttctttgcttTGGAGTGTGtgtttgttctttaattttagaCAATGCACGGGTAGATCTCAGCCGTCTATTTCCTAATCTCAATGGTTTAAATTAGTTCACAGTTCTCACGTAAGAGGTGGTTCACCGTATTGGTATTTCGATTTGATATGCAACTTAAAGTATGTTTAAGTTTTATttctttgatattatttttatttttaattttgaagaaaTAGAGACGCATATGATAGAGAGGCAACAGTGCAGAGTATGCATATGCGGGAGATTCGATCCAGCAGAAGTAGCAATAAAGATAAGGAAGAAAATGAAGCGTAGAGTAGAGATAATGGATGTTCAGCTATTCAATAaccaggaagaagaagaagaagaaggccaCCAAATCCCCCATGGCGACTTCGACCAACCCATCGCTCAGCCTGCGTAACTAGCTttccttgtatatataaatgatgATTGGTtatatcatttcattttttttcattgtagtttatttatttattcttgtaCTAATTAGTGTGAACTCTGGACTTTATTTGGGTGATATGattgtctaaattaaaatttgatgtCTCTCCATAAAATGATGGATTTATGCATATAGGTTATTAGTTGTATGGAGTTCATATATACATTTTAGATAGGGGAGGAGGGAAGGGGGGCAAAGGAGGCAGTTCATTCAGGAGTAAGTGtattaaatagattttgatgatacaaattagaattagaaattaaaatctCAAATTTATCTTGAAATGTAAATAAGTGTCCATAGAGAACTAAGAAAATTTCCTACAACTTTCATGTTTAAAGTTAGAAATTCAGCATAGTGTTAGATAAACCAGCATCAATTCATTTAATTCTACAAAAACTCTTAATAAGTCTAGTTAATTAACTGCTACCACAATACAAAACCAAATGAAAATCAGAGAAGAGCAAATTAAAAACTCACTAGAATAGTTCAAATAGTTATACAAATGTTTAATGATGAAAAACATTTCACACAAAAACTCATCAGAACTAAGCACACCACCCAACTGGATCCAGGCTCTACATATGAAATGGTATTGCACACCACCCAACTGGATCCAGGCTCTACATATGAAATggtattatcatatatatagatacatgcCAGACTTTATTTTAGTAAGACAGGAAAATACGAACGAATAAAGCAccaccacaacaacaacaacaaaaagtcTTGGATCGGAGCAAATATACATCTGAAAATGTTATTTGTTACCCCTGCACCaatttaaaacaatattaacaataacaacaataataacttTAGAGAACggtaaaataacaaaaactaaataaataccTTTTATTGGAAGAAATATGCAAATGCATCAATAAAGTTGTTGAATTCAGTTATCTGCAGGAGGATAAATGGAGAGATCAAGCCCACCCGCTTGCTTTTCTCTTTGGATTATTTTTGCAGAAGCAGCAGCTTTTTTGTTGGTACAAAACAACTCCATAACTTTCAGGCTTTTAACATCCTTGAAGGCGAGTGGGACTGCCTCAAGGGATGTGCAATGTGAGAGGCAAAGCTTGTTGAGCGCAGGAAAACTATTCTTCTCACAAGTCCAGCCCACCAAGTCCGTTCTCCCAATGTGCAAGAATCGGAGACTCATAAAAACAGTAGTTTTGTTTAGCTCCCAATAGTCCCCCTTCACTGCTGATTCTTTCAACTTGAGGACCTCCAGCTCGTTAAGGGATCCCAATGCACTAATGTGTTTCCAATCTATGGAGGTGTTGGATAGAGTGAGCTTTCTTATTTTGGACGGAAATTTGTCAGGGAAGTTCCTTATTGTGCTACCCTGGTCATTGGCAGGTTCGTGCACGAGTTTCAGATTTTGCAGGTTATACAGCTTCCGAACATTGTCAAATAAGTAAAGTCCTCCCTTGCTCTCGAGAAGCTCTACTAAATCCCCACGAACCCCCAATTTCAGAAGGTTGGGCATTTTCTCTAAGATGGCTTCTGTGCAGCTCTTAGGTGATATAGGGGAAAGAGTTTGCAAGTCTTCACACTTGTCTCTGCAATTTGGAGGAGTAGGAAATTGCAGCTGAGCATTGGCTATGATATGCCTTATTTTTGCCAACTTCCATATCTCAGCCTTAACTTCAACACTACTTTGGGAGGTATTGAACACAATAGTCTCCATGTTCCATTGGTTTGTGAATGGCTTTGGAAGGATTTTGAGGTCGGTTGAGACAGCCACGTAGCGCAGATGATACAGCTGATAGAACTCTTTTGGCAAAATTTCGAATTTGAGGTTTTCCACATCAAAGACTTTGAGAAAGGGGTAGGCCTTTGGGATAGCTGCCAAGTGCTCTTTTGGAACATCTAATTTGTGAGATGCTAGAAGAGAGCGGATGTGCTCACCTGATGGCTTGTCCTCCGAACCTATAAAGTCTTTAACAGAGGAACGGATGCACAAGCGACGATAATTTTCATTTCCTTCTATTTTTGCCCCATTTATCTCATTGAAGAGATAATTCTTTACAGCTTCATCCTTACAAAACTCATACAAAGTGTCATGAAGGCGGCATGTTTTGATATCACCATCGGCTCTTCTTTTCACCACCATCAGCAGATTCCTGCTCACAATTTCCCTCAAGTATGAGTCAGCTGTGCCCTCCAGGGTGGATTTGGGTACAGTAGGAATAAATCCTTCTGCAATCCATAATCGAATCAGTTTCCAAACAGAAATCTCATGTCCCATTGGGAATGCTGCAAGATACAAGAAACAATCCTTTGTGTGGTTAGGCAACTGATTGTAACTCAATCTTAGTATATTATTGTAGTCTTGGGTTTGGCGATTGAGTATTGGAATAGGATTTTTGGCCACATCATTCCACGATGAGACTTGGTCTTTATTAAGGAGGACACCAGCAATAACCACTACTGCTAGCGGTAACCCATTGCATTTCTCTGCAATTTTTCTCCCCGGGGGTTCAAGATACTCAGGAAAAGCTTCCTTGCGGAAAACTTTCTTTTTTAGTAACTCCAAGCTTTCCTTATTATCCAAAAATTTTAAGTTATGTGGCTTGGCATAAGAATCCGCATGTGTAGCCACCCCAGTATCACGTGTTGTTACCAATACTCTACTCCCATTCTGGTTATTAGGAAAAGCAATTTTCAAAAGATCCCAGTCTTTCTTGAACCAAACATCATCCATCACAATGAAATACTTCCCGCCCTTCAAATATTCCTTGATGCTTTCAGCTAATAGTTCCTCCGATACATTCTTGAAATCATCAGTTTGCTTGGTAAACCTACTTATAATGTCCATGAATATCTGTCTCCTATTCATACTTCTAGACACGTAAACCCAAAGTCGAGTAAAAAACTCATACTGAATATCAGTATCATTGAATACCATTTTAGTCAATGTAGTTTTGCCCAATCCAGCCATTCCTacaattgaaatgaaagacGTATCTTTTGATCCTTTAGTGAGACGATCTTTTATAGTTTTAGCCTCATCATCAAAACCTACCACATCATCTTCTTCCACCACAGGAGCCTTAAACAATTTCACAAGAAAATGAGGCCAGGTCAGGGGACTTACATTATATTGGAGTaactattactccgtattagataacaagcaattttatttatttatagggGAAGGGGGAAACCCATTTACAGATGTGCATCAGTTTTGGTTGTACAAGAAACGCCATATAGGGTAGCCTATTCTATCAAACTCCACCAGATAACAAGCAATTTAGTACTGTATATACAGGAGCAGGGTCAGGAATTTTGTTTATTcggtaaaaaattaaatatttttaaaattggataaaaaatattttatgatatAATTTGAAATGGTTAGAATAAATTGCATTTCATGCCTATTAATaagatataaatatttattttaattagatcaattctaagggtgtgtttggtaacccggaaaatgttttttgaattttcggTGTTTGGTAATGTccagaaaatgtggtcaacagaaaatattttccgttgaccatggAAAATCAAGCCAAAATTCCAGAAAATAACTTATAGAATTTTTTTCCGTACGTCATTTTTCGAAATGGCCAAAATGGTTGTTTCGCATGTTCACAGCCAAAATGGCCATCTCACCCATTCCGGCGGACTAGTTTTAGGCGGAAACCAGTCGGCCGGAAATTGCTCTGATTTCCAGCCGAAACCAGAACAAAACCTGGAAACCAGAGCcggaccttttttttttttataaatattattattatatataattttatattttaaataaataataaaatatataattatacaattcttctcatttttcagaaaacgaaccaaacacaccaaaacAGTTTTCTATaacgcaaccaaacactggaaaggaaatttttttctggaaaatgactcattttccaaaaaacattttccggaagtcattttcctactttccaaacggaccctaagtATTTCTAGATTAATTTAAATACGAAAGCATAATTGAAACTTCTAGATTGCATTCACTAGATAattcataaaaagtaaattttcttttaaaatatttttcataattgaattacaaaacatatttcatatcaattaattaatcaagttgaataaaaaattaaattttcttttaaaatattttttataattgaatGACAAAACATTTTttgtatcaattaattaatcaatttaaataacTTTAAAATGTGTTAGGGATCAGaaagttaaaattaatataaggaTACTGGCAGTGTAGTTAATAAGGTGTTTGATTCAAACCTTTGATAATAAAAACGTTCTAATTAACAACTCTCAACCTTTAGTTAGTTTTTATAGGGATAAGGGTAAAATATGATCTTTAACTATAAGCTAAAGTATAATTAGtctcaaactaaaaaattttttaattaaacactttaatttctcatttttatgcaattaaattaattaacaagtTACCTATAGCTAGAGgtcatcaatatttttttttaaatgttaaaattaattaacataaaaaatatatatatatatggagccTAGTTTCTTCGTTTAGTTGGATGGAGAAGTAGGTCATAGCTTCTCTGCCCAACTAGATGGAGGCCTGCTTGGCTTCTCCGCTCAGTTGGATGGAAAAGCCAGAATGTCGACTTCTCCGCTGGtaatttgtgtttttgtttttcaaaaaaattcttaaatttatttttaaattatttttttaaaaaaaatcaattttacaTGCTATTACTTTGAGATGAAGTGTATAATTTGAACTTTTCTTAGTTTAAGAGACCAATTACACTTTGACTTATAGTTGACGTGTTTATTTGACCCTGGCCTTATCCtttttcatataatattttattatttatttttactcaCATAGCACACGCGCACACACATACATAGAGAAAGGTGGGTGAGTGAGTGGATGGGGAGGGGGAGGAGGAACTGCCCCATGCCCCGCTCTGGATCCGCCCCAGATTGTATATACGGGTGTACCCTATATTTGCAAATGGCATTGAGATGAATAAATGTCATCTTTTCATTTCAAGCAATTAATTCCTCCGCCCTCCCCCCATAATATTTcagaggaaaaatgtaatactttttgtgaaaaatgaaatagttTTAAGGTCCATTTGAAAACACAGAAACATGGTCTTtcgtgtggtggtggtggtaaatataatattaatccgAAAACTAGCTTTAAACTATGGAGAGAGATgcatgaaaataaagaattcgTAAAATGTCTTCCAACTAAAAATCTATGGAGATATTTTCTACCAAATTGAGTTTTTTTCCGTTGAGCAGAatgaatgttttcctttgactttttttctttgaatagccaaatatgagaaaatctagaaaatgacttttgaaaataattttacgAGTTTTCAAACGGATCCTTAATGTTTAGTTAAAAGTATGTAAGGTCATCCAATTCAAACACCCAATGATTATATGCTACACATGTTATGCGTATTCTCATTCTCTAGTCTCaacttttagggtgtgtttggaaaccccaAAAATtatttctgaaaatcatttttcgagtttttAGTATTTGGATATGCCTGGAAAATGCAAttaacggaaaatattttatgttgaCTGGGAAAAATATAGTCATTTTGGTAGAACCGCACTCACAACAAGGTTTCTGCCGAAAACcagtggtgtttttttttttttaaagaaattaataaataaatttatatttaatattattataaatatttttatattctaaagaaaataattaaaatgtttaattatacaattatattctgaatcaaacacaccaagacagtaTTCTAGAATGCAATCAAATAccgaaaatgaaactatttgatagaaaatgacttattttcgagaaaacatttttcaggaGTCATTTTCCTGTTTTTCAAACGCACCCTTATTCTcacaatcaaaatcaaaatcttgACGTAGACACTTGTAGTGAAACcgatatgaaaaaataaattatcccTTCGGTATTATATGTAGTAGAACCATATATACTTGAGAAAATATTAGGAGCAAATAGTATTTTCCTGTTCTATTATAAGTTACTCCGTAGCTATATGCATAAGGTAATTGAAATGCCATATTAGATTTCTATTACCAACTCATCagatgtttattatttatgattttgaatgacAAGTTATATTtgccctccgtcccattttatgtgtctgctTCGATTAAAGAGACTACTGAAgtgatttttaattcaattttttataatattaaatttattattaatatacaaaatttatatatttacactaaaagtactattaaatacaaaaattaaatttaaaaataagtaaaaaaaataaatgaaaaaaaaattttgacttGACCAatatgaatagtaagtatgatagataaaatgagacagagttagtaattattatttttaaatcaagttTGTTGAACACAGGAATACGAAAATCCAGATCGAAAAGAGTATGAAACCAAAAATAGAGTGAGATAGATACCTGGAGGACGGCGGGCTGATGATTATTGTGCGAACTGCCTTGGAGTAACTCGAGGGGATGGGCGTAATCTTGACGGATTTTCTTGGCCCTTTCCTTGATGCCTTCGATCTCCCTGGCAGATAGATTAACCTTGGTATAATAAACAGCTTTTTCCGCCCATCTCTTCAGGGCGGGTTTCGCCTTGTGGATCCTTCGCTCAACAATATATTTATCAATCGCATCTTCAGCGTCCCTCGCAACATTGCGAATACTCTGCTCCACTTCTACCAGCACAGCGTTGTCTTTCCAGCTTTCGTTCCTCGCTGCTTCAGTGAGATATGCCTGGAATGACCTAAGCTCTCTCACCAGATCTTCAACCTGATCCTTGATCCCGAGAATCAGAGCCGCGTTCTGTTCTACAGTTTGTGCTACCCTGTTTATCAGCCCGTCTACAATTGTGTCCATCTcgacactctctctctctttcttgcCCTCTTGGCTTTAATTTTCAACTCCGGTCGATCCTTTAAtgtcatctatatatatatatataggccgcCCGCTCATCTAGGTTCAACCTATAACCCATGTCTACTGGacacaaattaattaagaacCCATGTCTACTCGCACAATACTCGATGAGTTTTACTACCTAACGTTGACGTAAACCCCAACTTATGTATGGTAAAGCTACTTTAGTTAAATTAATTGGCCCACAATTCAATTAAGTCTTGGATAATATTTTATTCCCATGTCACAGACAAATGAAACAATTTAGTATAACCTAATGGTCGAAATAGCTTGCTGCTCGTGAATTAAATATATCAAGTTGCTTTAATTATCTTAATTACGTTATGGATAGTATATTAGTTGTGGTTGTAAATGAAAATGAAGGAAATAATAGTCAATGAATGAAGTTGGCCGGTGGAGAGATACAAGATGACAAAACAGggttgttagatataaataagaCATTGATCAATATACtatgatgaaattaaagttgTGTAAGAAGATGGTATGGTGTATTTATTGCCGTCCTTCTTTGTTCATAGATCAAAATTGTAACatcgtgtgtgtatatatatatatatataccttgtggtctagtgacaccaaaTTACACTCTCATTTGAAAAGTTGTGGGATCGAGTCTTAGTGGAGACGGCATTGATTCTTCTTTATATTTCAATTGAAACATAATTAACTCGATAAAATGAtttgaatagaaaacacattattatAAATCATATATCTAACTATTCATATAAAAGAATGCTTGAATCAACCCTTTAACCTTTCCCACATTAAAGTCATAACTTACCTAgcttatctttattttttaaaaaaattataataaaatagggTCCCGTTCAGGTGCGGACCGACCTTAACGTGCGAACATGCGTACTTCTTCAGTAATGCACGTAAGTATTTCATGAATGCACAATAACTAAAGAAGTCCACATGTTCTcatgttaaatatatattctcACATGAAAATAAATCTACACACAAGGGGTTAGGAGGGTAAGTGCCCCACTGTAGATCCGCCCGAtatatatttggaaaaaaattgttttgatctCTTAATTATATAGCCTTATTCATTTTAGTTTATGCTTTTCAATTGTAAAATACACCTCTACGCTCTAACGTTATAAAATAGTTACAACTTTTGTTGTTTGAGTAACAAAACTGTGAACATCTATTGCAAGTTTACTCATATTGCATATTTGATTAGTAACTGTAGTTAATtagtaaaaatcatatataaaaggttttctttttttttttgggtgctaaTGGAGGTTTATGGTTTCATTGCTCTAAAGgcaaaataatgtttttatttatttattaatttttattttttgcaaagtAAGGATGTATTTTATAATGGTTAAAAGATAAcgagtatgtaaattgtataccaaggacatttttttattttttattttggtaaatgTATACCAAGGACATAAGCTTCATACTTAGATAGTAAAATGTTTAGTacacttttcttttaattgttaaattttaacCATATAACTCACAGTAAAATTTTTTCAAATGgtaaattatttctaatattaAGTGGCAAAAACCTTCACACGGTGATGGTTCAACTTTACTACCTAAGTGTGAACcttcactcaaaaaaaaaaaaaaaaagtaaaaaaagtgTGAACCTTCACATGGTGATAGTGACGTGatgataatattatttgatCGAGTCTTTTGAGAATACTTTTTCcaatttcattattaatattgtcAAGTGAAAGCTCCTCACGAATTTAATATAGCAACTTGCTCAAATCTTCAGGGTTAATTGTATTgtaca from Ipomoea triloba cultivar NCNSP0323 chromosome 7, ASM357664v1 encodes:
- the LOC116023999 gene encoding heavy metal-associated isoprenylated plant protein 6-like; amino-acid sequence: MPNQVCCMEMRINLDCPACCKKMRRVLLKMKEIETHMIERQQCRVCICGRFDPAEVAIKIRKKMKRRVEIMDVQLFNNQEEEEEEGHQIPHGDFDQPIAQPA
- the LOC116025273 gene encoding putative late blight resistance protein homolog R1B-14; protein product: MDTIVDGLINRVAQTVEQNAALILGIKDQVEDLVRELRSFQAYLTEAARNESWKDNAVLVEVEQSIRNVARDAEDAIDKYIVERRIHKAKPALKRWAEKAVYYTKVNLSAREIEGIKERAKKIRQDYAHPLELLQGSSHNNHQPAVLQAPVVEEDDVVGFDDEAKTIKDRLTKGSKDTSFISIVGMAGLGKTTLTKMVFNDTDIQYEFFTRLWVYVSRSMNRRQIFMDIISRFTKQTDDFKNVSEELLAESIKEYLKGGKYFIVMDDVWFKKDWDLLKIAFPNNQNGSRVLVTTRDTGVATHADSYAKPHNLKFLDNKESLELLKKKVFRKEAFPEYLEPPGRKIAEKCNGLPLAVVVIAGVLLNKDQVSSWNDVAKNPIPILNRQTQDYNNILRLSYNQLPNHTKDCFLYLAAFPMGHEISVWKLIRLWIAEGFIPTVPKSTLEGTADSYLREIVSRNLLMVVKRRADGDIKTCRLHDTLYEFCKDEAVKNYLFNEINGAKIEGNENYRRLCIRSSVKDFIGSEDKPSGEHIRSLLASHKLDVPKEHLAAIPKAYPFLKVFDVENLKFEILPKEFYQLYHLRYVAVSTDLKILPKPFTNQWNMETIVFNTSQSSVEVKAEIWKLAKIRHIIANAQLQFPTPPNCRDKCEDLQTLSPISPKSCTEAILEKMPNLLKLGVRGDLVELLESKGGLYLFDNVRKLYNLQNLKLVHEPANDQGSTIRNFPDKFPSKIRKLTLSNTSIDWKHISALGSLNELEVLKLKESAVKGDYWELNKTTVFMSLRFLHIGRTDLVGWTCEKNSFPALNKLCLSHCTSLEAVPLAFKDVKSLKVMELFCTNKKAAASAKIIQREKQAGGLDLSIYPPADN